Proteins found in one Deltaproteobacteria bacterium genomic segment:
- a CDS encoding DUF4405 domain-containing protein: MKKLRPTTSLVLLFSGLVLLVSSIVLFIAPPTHVGHFSPWRMLGLGRCQWNLVHIMSGLLFVLASLVHAWLNWNPVRAYFGRKGESSFRWPVVAAAVLTVYICAGSLAGLPPMRQFVDGLR, encoded by the coding sequence ATGAAAAAACTCCGCCCAACCACATCCCTTGTCCTGCTTTTTTCCGGCCTCGTGCTTCTGGTCAGCAGCATCGTGCTCTTCATCGCGCCCCCGACCCATGTCGGCCATTTCTCCCCGTGGCGCATGCTCGGCCTTGGCCGCTGCCAATGGAACCTTGTACATATCATGAGCGGCCTGCTCTTTGTCCTGGCCAGCCTCGTCCATGCCTGGCTAAATTGGAATCCTGTCCGGGCCTATTTCGGCCGCAAGGGGGAGAGTTCCTTCCGTTGGCCCGTGGTCGCGGCTGCTGTCCTGACCGTTTACATCTGCGCCGGCAGCCTGGCCGGACTGCCGCCCATGCGCCAGTTCGTGGACGGGCTGCGC